In Miniphocaeibacter halophilus, the following proteins share a genomic window:
- the rnc gene encoding ribonuclease III, with protein MELSNSRIKLLKQLEKEILYDFKDLKILDSAFHHISKVNEQEDSSYKSNERMEFLGDSILGLVFSEYFYKKYRDIDEGELTKLKSEVVCEESFSNAAKHFNLGKYLILGKGEEKSGGRQRNSILSDTFEALFAAIYLDSNSYSTVYELITKKHINIFDNYLKINKNNYNYKAILQNYVQIKYKSKVKYRLDKSIGPDHAKVFFVTAMYNNIELEQGKGKNKKHAEQKAAKNSIEKLGIEIE; from the coding sequence TTGGAACTAAGTAATAGTAGAATTAAGTTATTAAAACAATTAGAAAAAGAAATATTATATGATTTTAAGGATTTGAAAATTTTAGATTCGGCTTTTCACCATATATCTAAAGTAAACGAACAAGAAGATTCAAGTTATAAATCAAATGAAAGAATGGAATTTCTAGGAGACTCTATACTTGGATTAGTATTTAGCGAATATTTTTATAAGAAATACAGAGATATTGATGAAGGTGAACTGACAAAACTAAAAAGTGAAGTAGTTTGCGAAGAGAGTTTTTCAAATGCAGCAAAACATTTTAATTTAGGAAAGTATTTAATATTAGGTAAAGGCGAAGAAAAGTCTGGCGGTAGACAAAGAAATTCTATTTTATCAGATACTTTTGAAGCCTTATTTGCTGCAATCTACTTAGATTCTAATTCCTATAGTACAGTATATGAATTAATTACCAAAAAGCATATTAATATATTTGATAATTACTTAAAAATTAATAAGAATAACTATAATTATAAAGCTATTTTACAAAATTATGTACAAATTAAATATAAAAGTAAAGTAAAGTATAGACTGGATAAATCTATTGGACCAGATCATGCAAAAGTATTTTTTGTTACTGCTATGTATAATAATATAGAATTAGAGCAGGGTAAAGGAAAAAACAAAAAGCACGCTGAGCAAAAAGCAGCGAAAAATTCTATAGAGAAATTAGGTATTGAAATTGAGTAA
- the rpmF gene encoding 50S ribosomal protein L32 — protein sequence MAVPKRKTSKTRRDKRRASSYRLPKVTIQECSNCHEPKLPHRVCRSCGYYDGKEIISVED from the coding sequence ATGGCAGTACCAAAGAGAAAAACATCCAAAACTAGAAGAGATAAAAGAAGAGCTTCTTCATATAGATTACCAAAAGTAACTATACAAGAGTGTTCAAATTGTCATGAACCAAAATTACCACATAGGGTTTGCAGATCTTGTGGATATTATGATGGTAAGGAAATAATTTCAGTAGAAGATTAA
- a CDS encoding elongator complex protein 3, translating into MSKLNIIPVFVPHYGCPNDCIFCNQRKITNKNYADDLIKTRLDIEEYLTFFSNKNKETQIAFYGGSFTGLKEDVMVEYLKLANYFIDKKLVNSVRLSTRPDYIDDNILEILKFFNVKTIELGVQSLDDDVLYYNNRGHNSNVVFEAAKKIKEYGFELGLQQMVGLYKDDFEKSLDTARKFVEIGPKFVRIYPTLVIKDTELERLFLKGVYKPLSIYEAINIIKPIYIMYTLNKIDVIRIGLQPTDNINEGKDVIAGPFHAAFRQLVLQEIFKEILSKELDIFKDSSEVSIFTNKKNISYVVGNNGENKKYYSSEFKIKKLKFIGTDDNYNNIIIKTNNKKTNIDIYNYYKKYLQSLEV; encoded by the coding sequence TTGAGTAAGTTAAATATTATACCGGTATTTGTACCACATTACGGTTGCCCAAATGATTGTATTTTTTGCAACCAAAGGAAAATAACTAATAAAAATTATGCTGATGATTTAATAAAAACAAGGTTAGATATTGAAGAATACCTAACTTTTTTTTCGAATAAAAACAAGGAAACTCAAATAGCTTTTTATGGTGGAAGCTTTACTGGTTTAAAAGAAGATGTTATGGTTGAGTATTTAAAATTGGCTAATTATTTCATAGATAAAAAATTAGTTAATTCTGTAAGATTATCTACTAGACCAGATTATATAGATGATAATATATTAGAGATTCTTAAATTTTTTAATGTAAAAACTATTGAGTTAGGAGTCCAATCTCTCGATGACGATGTTTTATATTATAATAATCGTGGACATAATTCAAATGTGGTATTTGAAGCAGCAAAAAAAATAAAAGAATATGGATTTGAACTAGGCCTGCAACAAATGGTTGGGTTATACAAGGACGATTTTGAGAAATCATTAGATACAGCAAGAAAATTTGTAGAAATAGGACCTAAATTTGTAAGAATCTATCCTACCTTAGTAATTAAAGATACAGAATTGGAAAGATTGTTTTTAAAGGGTGTCTATAAGCCTTTATCGATTTATGAGGCGATTAATATTATAAAACCAATTTATATTATGTATACTTTAAATAAAATTGATGTAATTAGAATAGGCTTACAACCTACAGATAATATTAACGAAGGAAAAGATGTTATAGCAGGACCATTTCATGCCGCTTTTCGCCAATTGGTTTTACAAGAAATATTTAAAGAGATATTATCCAAAGAATTAGATATATTCAAAGACAGTAGTGAAGTGTCTATCTTTACCAATAAAAAAAATATTTCATATGTAGTTGGAAATAATGGAGAAAATAAAAAATATTATTCTAGTGAATTTAAAATAAAAAAACTTAAATTTATTGGAACAGATGACAATTACAATAATATTATAATTAAAACGAATAATAAAAAAACTAATATAGATATTTACAATTATTACAAAAAATATTTGCAAAGTTTAGAGGTGTAA
- the plsX gene encoding phosphate acyltransferase PlsX, which yields MKILVDTLGADKGYEEIVKGALKALENHNNLYLTFIGNEEEIKKLVKNNTDKINYIDTNEYIKNDEEPALAIRRNKKSSLHLGLKALNEKEYDGLISCGSTGALLAGATLITKRLQNISRAALTIVFPTEKNPCVLLDAGANMDCPPELLVQFALMGSVYSKGVLNTNNPKVGLLSVGTEEGKGDKLRKDTYELLKNSDLNFQGNVEARDLLSGNSDVIITDGFSGNVLLKSTEGTAITIMGRLKKGILGSFKAKIGALLLKDVLKDVKNMLDYNEYGAAPLLGVKKAVFKAHGSSNARAIETGIDAMVKFVENDIINKIEKELAKKEIEE from the coding sequence ATGAAAATATTAGTGGATACTTTGGGAGCGGATAAAGGTTATGAGGAAATAGTAAAGGGAGCCTTAAAAGCTTTAGAAAATCATAATAATCTATATCTAACCTTTATAGGCAATGAAGAAGAAATAAAAAAACTAGTCAAAAATAATACAGATAAAATTAATTATATAGATACAAATGAATACATAAAAAATGATGAAGAACCAGCATTAGCTATTAGAAGGAATAAGAAATCATCATTACATTTAGGACTTAAGGCTTTAAATGAGAAGGAATACGATGGGCTTATTTCTTGTGGAAGTACAGGAGCTTTATTAGCCGGAGCAACATTAATAACCAAAAGACTACAGAATATAAGTAGGGCGGCATTAACTATTGTGTTTCCAACAGAAAAAAACCCCTGTGTACTTTTAGATGCTGGGGCTAATATGGACTGTCCTCCTGAATTATTAGTTCAATTTGCATTAATGGGTAGTGTTTACTCCAAAGGTGTTTTAAATACGAATAATCCAAAGGTAGGCTTGTTAAGCGTTGGAACAGAGGAAGGAAAGGGAGATAAACTTAGAAAAGACACCTATGAATTATTGAAAAATTCCGACCTTAATTTTCAAGGTAATGTTGAAGCAAGGGATCTACTTTCAGGAAATTCCGATGTAATTATAACAGATGGTTTTTCAGGAAATGTTTTGTTGAAATCAACAGAAGGTACTGCTATAACAATTATGGGTAGACTAAAAAAAGGTATATTAGGTTCTTTTAAAGCAAAAATAGGAGCTTTATTATTAAAGGACGTATTAAAAGATGTCAAGAATATGTTAGACTACAATGAATATGGTGCAGCACCACTATTAGGAGTTAAAAAAGCTGTTTTTAAAGCTCATGGAAGTAGCAATGCTAGAGCAATAGAAACAGGTATAGATGCAATGGTGAAATTTGTAGAAAATGATATAATTAATAAGATAGAGAAAGAATTAGCCAAAAAGGAGATTGAAGAATGA
- a CDS encoding acyl carrier protein — translation MIYDKVVDIIKEEFKVDNISENTVIREDLGTDSIGLLELVMAIEDEFDIEISDENLDNIVTVKDIVDNIEKLKK, via the coding sequence ATGATTTACGATAAAGTTGTAGATATTATAAAAGAAGAATTTAAAGTTGATAATATTAGTGAAAATACAGTTATCAGAGAAGATTTAGGAACAGATTCTATTGGACTATTAGAACTTGTAATGGCAATAGAGGATGAATTTGATATTGAAATTTCAGATGAGAATTTAGATAATATAGTAACAGTTAAAGATATAGTAGACAATATAGAAAAATTAAAGAAGTAG